Proteins encoded together in one Bactrocera neohumeralis isolate Rockhampton chromosome 4, APGP_CSIRO_Bneo_wtdbg2-racon-allhic-juicebox.fasta_v2, whole genome shotgun sequence window:
- the LOC126755365 gene encoding tyrosine-protein kinase receptor, which produces MQHCASKKCIASTTTPSRSLQVSSILTPTSHTLLSILCTILVLNSWTSLTPVACQRPLLNHTSYNSIAAAQQHNYLGSGKQLRNGRTRDMPIPQATMSSLTQRGMLPYDDFDGPDGTRAPPLGGRGGGRGETSRRRLNLSGLGASVGRPNSGRGGIDSLRKELMKPSVGGPGGGISGTNVGYPSYSATSSIGKIDGLGSLGPADRYGDQLRPGAETLYPAHYQPQFNGNQADPTDAKPFRVSPKKSYNSISEIRKLNKQRFPPQGQADEPDGGVTNGNIDGHDGDVDEHRDPLEVIKEKMRNTAPKSSPYETQTDSTPSSEIEDQLGVKCTFENACAWKWAEGLHDGFQVISGMELVKKNMTGLYPGPIADATEDGNGHFLYARLLPTTEQVNLTSPQFSTTMEKCYLEVYMHQSDMSHGLSRVVVEPMDSQESSWVPAEIVGDNYRQWGRKFYRLGRISRDFRIVFEIVPKLGESQKAHVAIDNLHMVNCFPEGTKSEKCSTSQIKCMMNKVPVCIPLPRICDITKDCDDGEDELLNCDKIPYGGRCDFEQDWCGWRDSGKTMLTWSRHTGASPTHDTGPDGDHTQQHLLNATGGYYMLVNMNQHMNNSDKASQVGFASNAFMISKTFNPPPLVHGNPNSPYRNSCVVRFYIHQFGKNPGSINLSVVEMKEKENITTTLWWSSKNQGSDWLRAEYILPNITSKYFLHFEARKGMRIFSDVAVDDISLSPECFGLNIPKEHLNGYNYWDVRHNFRSPSHKDYEHKHYLELTTCDTRGMIGPTQLECEVAYNENNQSHVLNEVQVIEEESNYRGMQKWKVPHEGYYTIIAKGASGGLGSGGVGSSRGAMAVSVLELHKNEELYILVGQQGENACIKSLSAGREEGCGVDGEELDLSKYSFSSKQHMVKNIYIENGAGGGGGGSFVFLLNSAKNEAVPLLIAGGGGGLGIGQYIDEDFQHGQKPNPNRFGVTGQIHGDQMNLKTAGPGGGWRAKNDQRLSLKYGAALLQGGYGGHSCYTEGLGNSNVSTVTKHGQGGFGGGGGGCNTGGGGGGYAGGDVYLNESNGEGGTSFISVSRSLKEFSIVYEGASSGSGSVIIIPAIEGCGCDYRCIALDEYRSSVRCICPDGWRLKKDNQTACEVLAEESSSYSYLIGFFIFLVVLLGAALTALIVILYNRYQRKKQAKLRHKMLLEQDLQLSRLRHNIDDSNLTNFNPNYGCDGILNGRVDVKQLPQIARESLRLVKALGQGAFGEVYQGFYRARDNDTVEMPVAVKTLPEMSTRQAEEDFLMEAAIMSKFNHPNMVHLIGVCFDRHPRFIVLELLAGGDLKNFLREGRSKPDRPSQLIMKDLLLCAQDVARGCEYMESKRFIHRDIAARNCLLSSRGPGRVVKIADFGMARDIYRSDYYRKGGKAMLPIKWMPPEAYVDGIFSVKTDVWSFGVLLWEVFSLGMMPYPGLQNPQVMKLVANGGRLGSPPACPPAIYRIMADCWNPTPEHRPNFNSLLNRINEVTIDEELMESPIPESIFHPLTANGDQVVLHPPGGEEFCLPIPQTSDYLIPLPSGAAVGLIANMDYASATEGSYDSTGAVATISTACSANICTPPAVASPNAPNVEFNIDGAAAAMGDSDCWETSFILPNSKSDQPLLSGAVGGVSTTNVNDSQRSIHDAVLNGASAAGNMSNGHNSSSQHSPVLHNGMNGIKMNQLNHNNNNNNNNNHHHHHHHEHQHADQHVVHEMEEAKLISLDTPQPTPTTIQPPLSFCSQLDGITLDPATLTKSLQQHKVGAGGIINSAATSSYANVQMMPSSVNATHQLIGADVAIKELPLPNGGAGVGAVEKINGMIDATLPNGPSGVLNGVATVNGNGVAAAAVNADTAAPFTIQGYNDRYKDKHAEISC; this is translated from the exons ATGCAACACTGCGCGTCCAAGAAGTGCATAGCTTCGACAACGACGCCGTCGCGGTCGCTGCAGGTCTCTTCCATATTAACACCAACGTCACACACGCTGCTCAGTATATTATGCACCATTTTGGTGCTAAACAGCTGGACCAGCTTAACGCCGGTGGCGTGTCAGCGACCACTGCTCAATCACACCAGCTACAACTCGATTGCGGCCGCACAACAGCACAATTATCTGGGCAGCGGCAAACAGCTGCGCAATGGACGCACACGCGATATGCCAATACCGCAAGCGACCATGTCGTCGTTGACGCAGCGTGGCATGTTGCCCTACGATGATTTCGACGGACCGGATGGTACACGTGCACCGCCCTTGGGTGGACGCGGTGGTGGACGCGGCGAAACCAGTCGACGGCGTCTAAATCTATCCGGTTTGGGTGCGAGTGTTGGACGACCCAACAGTGGACGTGGTGGCATCGATTCGTTGCGCAAAGAGTTGATGAAACCGTCTGTGGGCGGACCAGGTGGTGGTATTAGTGGCACAAATGTCGGTTATCCATCCTATTCGGCGACTTCGTCCATAGGCAAGATAGATGGTTTGGGCAGTTTGGGACCGGCTGACCGTTATGGTGATCAATTGCGTCCCGGTGCGGAGACACTATATCCAGCGCACTATCAACCGCAATTCAATGGCAATCAAGCTG ATCCCACCGATGCTAAGCCGTTCCGTGTTAGTCCGAAGAAGTCGTACAATTCCATTTCGGAAATACGCAAATTGAATAAGCAACGTTTTCCGCCACAAGGACAAGCCGATGAACCGGATGGCGGTGTCACCAATGGAAATATCGATGGCCATGACGGCGACGTTGATGAACACAGAGATCCGTTGGAGGTGATCAAAGAGAAGATGCGCAATACAGCACCCAAATCG AGTCCTTACGAAACGCAGACCGACTCCACACCTTCCTCGGAAATTGAAGATCAGCTTGGTGTGAAATGCACTTTTGAGAATGCTTGCGCATGGAAATGGGCGGAAGGGCTACACGACGGCTTTCAAGTGATAAGCGGTATGGAGTTAGTAAAAAAGAATATGACCGGTCTATACCCTGGCCCTATAGCAGACGCCACCGAAGATGGAAATG GACACTTTTTATACGCGCGTCTGCTGCCCACCACTGAGCAAGTGAATCTCACATCACCACAATTCAGCACAACCATGGAGAAATGTTACCTCGAAGTGTATATGCATCAAAGCGATATGAGTCATGGACTTTCGCGTGTCGTCGTCGAACCAATGGATTCGCAGGAGAGTTCATGGGTGCCAGCCGAAATCGTTGGCGACAACTATCGCCAATGGGGACGTAAATTCTATCGGCTCGGACGCATATCACGTGACTTCCGCATTGTTTTCGAGATTGTGCCCAAACTGGGCGAAAGTCAGAAGGCACATGTGGCCATCGATAATTTACATATGGTCAATTGTTTCCCAGAGGGCACCAAATCGGAGAAATGCAGTACATCGCAAATAAAATGTATGATGAATAAAGTGCCGGTTTGTATACCGTTACCGCGTATTTGCGACATCACCAAAGACTGCGACGACGGCGAAGATGAGCTGCTTAATTGCG ACAAAATCCCTTATGGCGGCCGTTGCGACTTTGAACAGGACTGGTGCGGTTGGCGTGACTCGGGCAAAACGATGCTCACGTGGTCGCGTCATACAGGTGCCTCGCCCACACACGATACCGGACCCGATGGCGATCATACACAGCAGCATCTCTTGAACGCCACCGGTGGCTATTATATGCTCGTCAATATGAATCAACATATGAACAACTCGGATAAGGCGTCGCAGGTCGGCTTCGCCAGCAATGCGTTCATGATTAGTAAAACCTTCAATCCGCCGCCGCTGGTGCATGGCAATCCCAATTCGCCGTATAGGAACTCATGCGTGGTACGATTTTACATACATCAGTTCGGTAAGAATCCGGGCAGCATAAATTTATCCGTAGTTGAGATGAAGGAAAAGGAGAATATAACAACGACGCTTTGGTGGAGTAGTAAGAATCAGGGTAGTGATTGGCTGCGCGCAGAATATATACTACCGAACATCACGTCCAA ATACTTCTTACACTTTGAAGCGCGCAAAGGAATGCGTATTTTCTCCGATGTGGCCGTCGATGATATTTCCTTAAGTCCCGAATGTTTCGGCTTAAATATACCAAAAGAGCATCTTAACGGTTATAACTACTGGGACGTGCGGCATAATTTCCGAAGTCCATCGCATAAAGATTATGAACATAAACACT ATCTAGAGTTAACAACATGTGACACACGTGGTATGATAGGACCGACACAGCTGGAATGCGAGGTCGCCTATAACGAGAACAACCAAAGTCACGTATTAAATGAAGTGCAGGTTATCGAAGAAGAAAGTAACTATAGGGGTATGCAGAAATGGAAGGTGCCACACGAGGGTTACTACAC CATTATTGCTAAGGGCGCCAGCGGTGGTTTGGGTTCTGGCGGTGTTGGTTCTTCGCGTGGCGCCATGGCTGTGTCCGTGCTCGAGCTGCACAAGAACGAGGAGCTCTATATACTTGTGGGTCAACAGGGTGAGAATGCTTGCATCAAATCCTTGAGCGCCGGTCGTGAGGAGGGCTGCGGCGTCGATGGTGAGGAACTGGATTTGAGTAAATACAGTTTTAGTTCGAAACAACATATGGTGAAGAATATTTACATTGAGAATGGCGCTGGAGGTGGTGGCGGTGGATCCTTTGTTTTCCTG CTAAACTCTGCTAAGAATGAGGCTGTACCGCTATTAATTGCCGGCGGTGGTGGCGGTCTCGGTATTGGCCAGTATATCGATGAAGATTTCCAACATGGACAAAAGCCGAATCCGAACCGTTTTGGCGTTACCGGACAAATACATGGCGACCAAATGAATCTGAAAACTGCTGGTCCCGGCGGTGGTTGGCGCGCCAAAAACGATCAAAGATTGAGTCTGAAGTATGGTGCGGCACTGTTGCAAGGTGGATATGGCGGTCACTCATGCTACACCGAAGGTTTGGGCAACAGCAACGTTAGCACAGTAACCAAGCACGGTCAAGGTGGTTttggtggcggcggcggtggttGCAATACtggcggtggtggcggtggcTATGCCGGTGGTGACGTCTATCTAAATGAATCGAACGGTGAGGGTGGCACTTCGTTTATTAGCGTTAGCCGTAGCCTGAAGGAGTTCAGCATTGTCTATGAGGGCGCTAGTAGTGGTTCTGGTTCGGTGATAATCATACCAGCTATCGAGGGCTGCGGTTGCGATTATCGTTGTATAGCTCTGGATGAGTACCGTTCGTCGGTGCGTTGTATATGCCCGGATGGTTGGCGTCTCAAGAAAGATAATCAAACCGCATGTGAGG TGCTGGCCGAAGAGAGCTCGTCATACTCTTATCTCATCGGATTCTTTATATTCCTGGTTGTGCTATTGGGCGCCGCACTTACAGCGCTCATCGTCATTCTAT ATAATCGTTATCAGCGTAAAAAGCAGGCCAAACTACGACACAAGATGCTTTTGGAACAGGATCTACAACTCAGTCGCTTGCGCCACAACATCGACGACTCAAATCTGACTAACTTTAATCCCAACTATGGCTGCGACGGCATACTTAACGGGCGGGTCGATGTTAAACAGCTGCCACAAATCGCACGTGAGAGTTTAAGACTTGTAAA AGCACTAGGACAGGGCGCTTTTGGCGAAGTTTACCAAGGTTTCTATCGTGCACGTGACAATGATACCGTTGAAATGCCAGTAGCCGTAAAAACTCTACCGGAAATGTCCACACGCCAGGCCGAAGAAGACTTCTTAATGGAAGCAGCCATAATGTCAAAATTCAATCATCCCAATATGGTACACCTAATTGGCGTTTGCTTTGATCGGCATCCACGTTTCATTGTACTCGAGCTGCTGGCTGGCGGCGATCTGAAGAACTTTTTACGTGAGGGCCGCAGCAAACCCGACCGTCCATCACAGCTCATCATGAAAGATCTGCTATTATGTGCCCAGGATGTGGCTAGAGGTTGCGAATATATGGAGAGCAAACGTTTCATACATCGTGACATAGCGGCACGCAATTGCCTGCTGAGCAGCAGAGGTCCCGGCCGAGTTGTGAAGATTGCTGATTTCGGCATGGCGCGCGATATTTATCGCAGTGATTACTATCGCAAAGGTGGTAAAGCCATGCTACCTATTAAGTGGATGCCACCGGAAGCCTATGTGGATGGCATCTTCTCGGTCAAAACCGATGTATGGTCATTCGGTGTGCTGTTGTGGGAG GTTTTCAGTTTGGGCATGATGCCATATCCGGGCTTACAGAATCCTCAAGTCATGAAACTGGTTGCTAATGGTGGACGCTTAGGCTCACCACCGGCTTGTCCACCAGCCATTTACCGTATAATGGCTGATTGTTGGAATCCTACACCAGAGCATCGCCCAAATTTCAACAGCCTGCTAAACCGCATAAATGAGGTCACTATA GATGAAGAACTAATGGAGTCACCTATACCAGAAAGCATCTTTCATCCGCTAACAGCCAACGGCGATCAGGTTGTTTTACATCCACCAGGCGGTGAAGAATTCTGCTTACCAATACCACAAACGTCCGACTATCTGATACCGCTACCCAGCGGTGCCGCTGTCGGTCTAATCGCCAACATGGACTATGCCAGCGCAACTGAGGGTTCATACGACTCGACCGGTGCCGTAGCCACCATTTCAACGGCATGCAGCGCCAATATCTGTACACCACCAGCAGTCGCGTCACCTAATGCACCGAATGTCGAATTCAATATAGACGGCGCCGCCGCCGCAATGGGTGACAGTGACTGTTGGGaaacttccttcatcttacccaacTCAAAGAGCGATCAGCCGCTTTTAAGCGGTGCTGTTGGCGGTGTGAGCACAACAAACGTCAACGACTCGCAGCGCAGCATACATGATGCCGTCTTGAATGGTGCGTCAGCAGCAGGCAATATGAGCAATGGACATAACAGCAGTAGTCAGCATTCACCGGTACTGCACAATGGCATGAATGGCATTAAGATGAATCAGCTCaatcacaacaataacaataacaacaataataatcatcatcatcatcatcaccacGAACATCAACATGCCGACCAGCATGTCGTGCACGAAATGGAGGAGGCCAAACTGATCAGCTTGGATACG